One Myxococcales bacterium genomic region harbors:
- a CDS encoding peptidase domain-containing ABC transporter, producing the protein MSAQGLEIDTSDLRERFPVLAKLGRALTPARIPEVRQTAATDCGAASLAMVLGSFGRNVPLHALRDAMAIGRDGVTARAIVETASVYGLRGRAVRVEVEDLADLPSASILHWDMCHFLVLEGVEDGQVRLVDPAFGRRKVTLDEARRSFSGIALLFEKDDLFVTSKKEDSETAKRLAGLLAGDRDWVRIAGLSLFLQGIALLLPLVNGRLVDRVVPRDDRHLLTVLVVGLVVAVAFHFVATLTRAQLLLHLRTRFDAKLTLGFVDHMMRLPYAFFERRQAADLQLRIGSVQQIREVVSGAVLSGAIDGLLVVVHLALLAAMSLPMAATALAIVAVQALVYVVSRKKLREASSSSIAKQTEAQNALSELLAGMESLKASGAEHAASQKWASLYVDVLNVGLRRGGTSSLSEAVLGTLGLVGPMVLLVSGVHEVMEHRIGLGTMLSAEAFAVGFVHPAINLVATLQRLQTVKVQLERIEDVLRTAPEQDPKKPLRAAPKFRGDLTLENVSFRYGDKSPLVVKGVSVHVRAGECIAIVGRSGSGKTTLGRLLLGLYEPSEGRVLVDGERLDSFELRSLRRRLGVVVQRPHVFGSTIRANIALSEPQASLERVVAAAELACIDGDVRKMPMGYDTPVVAGGASLSGGQRQRIALARALLSAPSVLLLDEATSALDAITEAAVQRSLDGLRCTRILIAHRLSTVVGADRILVMHEGELVEAGTHAELLARGGHYARLVEAQMGSAPNPTRASTGRPRHRHDDGEPPTRRHAPARPRPARTDAHGEWLPAVRGGFAPSLEAPPSSPLDELPTYPGWPAGFPRRMP; encoded by the coding sequence ATGTCCGCTCAAGGGCTCGAGATCGACACAAGCGACCTGCGCGAGCGTTTCCCCGTCCTCGCGAAGCTCGGGCGCGCGCTCACCCCCGCACGCATCCCGGAGGTTCGCCAGACCGCCGCGACCGACTGCGGCGCCGCGTCGCTCGCGATGGTGCTCGGCTCCTTCGGGCGCAACGTGCCGCTGCACGCGCTCCGCGACGCCATGGCGATCGGCCGCGACGGCGTCACGGCGAGGGCGATCGTCGAGACGGCCTCCGTGTACGGCCTCCGTGGTCGCGCGGTGCGCGTCGAGGTCGAGGATCTCGCCGATCTCCCCTCCGCGTCGATCCTCCACTGGGACATGTGCCACTTCCTCGTGCTCGAGGGCGTCGAGGACGGCCAGGTACGCCTCGTGGATCCGGCGTTCGGCCGGCGCAAGGTGACGCTCGACGAAGCCCGGCGCTCGTTCTCGGGCATCGCGCTGCTCTTCGAGAAAGACGACCTCTTCGTCACGTCGAAGAAGGAAGACAGCGAGACGGCGAAGCGCCTCGCCGGCCTGCTCGCCGGGGACCGCGACTGGGTGCGCATCGCGGGGCTCTCGCTCTTCCTCCAAGGCATCGCGCTGCTCCTCCCGCTCGTGAACGGGCGCCTCGTCGATCGCGTGGTCCCCCGGGACGATCGGCACCTGCTCACGGTGCTCGTCGTGGGCCTCGTCGTGGCCGTCGCCTTCCACTTCGTCGCGACCCTCACACGCGCTCAGCTCCTCTTGCACCTCCGCACGCGCTTCGACGCCAAGCTCACGCTCGGCTTCGTCGATCACATGATGCGCCTCCCGTACGCGTTCTTCGAGCGCCGCCAGGCCGCCGATCTCCAGCTCCGCATCGGGAGCGTCCAGCAGATCCGCGAGGTGGTCTCGGGGGCCGTGCTCTCCGGGGCGATCGACGGGCTCTTGGTCGTCGTGCACCTCGCGCTCTTGGCGGCCATGAGCCTCCCCATGGCCGCGACGGCGCTCGCCATCGTGGCCGTCCAGGCCCTCGTGTACGTGGTGTCACGAAAGAAGCTGCGCGAGGCCTCGTCGAGCTCGATCGCGAAGCAGACCGAGGCGCAGAACGCGCTCTCGGAGCTATTGGCCGGGATGGAGTCGCTCAAGGCGAGCGGCGCCGAGCACGCCGCGTCCCAAAAGTGGGCGTCGCTCTACGTCGACGTGCTCAACGTCGGTCTCCGCCGAGGCGGTACCTCGAGCCTCTCGGAGGCCGTGCTCGGCACGCTCGGGCTCGTCGGCCCGATGGTGCTGCTCGTGTCCGGCGTCCACGAGGTCATGGAGCACCGCATCGGCCTCGGGACCATGCTGTCGGCCGAGGCGTTCGCCGTCGGGTTCGTGCACCCGGCCATCAACCTCGTCGCTACGCTCCAGCGCCTCCAGACGGTCAAGGTGCAGCTCGAGCGCATCGAAGACGTCTTGCGCACGGCGCCCGAGCAAGATCCGAAGAAGCCCCTCCGCGCGGCGCCGAAATTCCGAGGAGATCTCACCCTCGAGAACGTGAGCTTCCGCTACGGCGACAAGTCTCCCTTGGTGGTCAAAGGTGTGTCGGTGCACGTGCGAGCGGGCGAGTGCATCGCGATCGTCGGCCGCTCCGGCTCCGGGAAGACCACGCTCGGGCGCCTCTTGCTCGGCCTCTACGAGCCCTCGGAGGGGCGTGTGCTCGTCGACGGCGAGAGGCTCGACTCGTTCGAGCTCCGGTCCCTCCGGCGGCGGCTCGGCGTGGTCGTGCAGCGCCCGCACGTGTTCGGCTCGACGATCCGGGCGAACATCGCGCTCTCGGAGCCGCAGGCCTCGCTCGAGCGGGTCGTCGCTGCCGCCGAGCTCGCGTGCATCGACGGCGACGTCCGCAAGATGCCCATGGGGTACGACACCCCGGTGGTCGCCGGTGGAGCCTCTCTCTCGGGTGGCCAGCGTCAGCGCATCGCCCTCGCGCGAGCGCTCCTCTCCGCACCGTCCGTGCTCCTCCTCGACGAGGCCACGAGCGCGCTCGATGCGATCACGGAGGCCGCGGTGCAGCGCTCCCTCGACGGTCTCCGGTGCACACGGATCCTCATCGCGCACCGGCTCAGCACGGTGGTGGGCGCGGATCGCATTTTGGTGATGCACGAGGGGGAGCTCGTCGAGGCGGGCACCCACGCCGAGCTGCTCGCTCGCGGAGGCCACTACGCGCGGCTCGTCGAGGCGCAAATGGGGAGCGCACCGAACCCGACGCGCGCGAGCACGGGACGCCCTCGGCACCGCCACGACGACGGCGAGCCCCCGACCCGACGGCACGCGCCCGCGAGGCCCAGGCCCGCCCGCACCGACGCGCACGGCGAGTGGCTCCCTGCCGTCCGAGGAGGCTTCGCCCCGTCGCTCGAGGCGCCCCCTTCGAGCC
- a CDS encoding HlyD family efflux transporter periplasmic adaptor subunit has translation MTMGLFRQEAVQAHEGTKERGDILRFERRWETVAVKVVAIAAVVGFLFASLFGVDEYAKGAAVVRIDGRRVVTALGQGTIDAVSVTPGQSVLAGAVLAHMSDTDERAELHRAESELELLLAKMLRDPNDASTKQAVVALRARRDQAKNAVESRYVRATIAGIVSDVRAQVGHHVGPGDVIATVTPSEGAKASLVMLVSAEYLPMLREGQKVRFELDGFRYEYQDMVVSDVSSEAVGPLEAQRVLGQEREGAVSLQPGAKVLVRAKLPASSFQSNGHPYGYFDGLTGTAEIRVRREPLLVTLLPALRAVLP, from the coding sequence ATGACGATGGGGCTCTTTCGCCAAGAAGCCGTGCAAGCCCACGAGGGTACGAAGGAGCGCGGCGACATCCTCCGCTTCGAGCGCCGCTGGGAGACCGTGGCCGTCAAGGTCGTGGCGATCGCGGCCGTGGTCGGCTTCCTCTTCGCGAGCCTCTTCGGGGTCGACGAGTACGCGAAGGGCGCGGCCGTCGTCCGCATCGACGGTCGACGGGTCGTGACGGCGCTCGGGCAGGGCACGATCGACGCAGTGAGCGTCACCCCCGGGCAGTCGGTCCTCGCGGGTGCCGTGCTCGCCCACATGAGCGACACGGACGAGCGCGCCGAGCTCCACCGCGCCGAGTCGGAGCTCGAGCTCCTGCTCGCCAAAATGCTGCGTGACCCCAACGACGCGAGCACGAAGCAGGCCGTCGTGGCGCTGCGCGCGCGCCGCGATCAGGCAAAAAATGCGGTCGAGAGCCGCTACGTGCGCGCGACGATCGCGGGGATCGTGAGCGACGTACGCGCCCAGGTGGGCCACCACGTGGGCCCCGGCGACGTGATCGCCACGGTGACCCCGAGTGAAGGCGCGAAGGCCTCGCTCGTCATGCTCGTCTCCGCCGAGTACCTCCCCATGCTCCGCGAGGGGCAGAAGGTGCGCTTCGAGCTCGACGGCTTTCGCTACGAGTACCAAGACATGGTCGTGTCCGACGTCTCCTCGGAGGCCGTCGGCCCGCTCGAGGCTCAGCGTGTGCTCGGGCAAGAGCGCGAGGGAGCGGTCTCCCTCCAGCCGGGCGCCAAGGTGCTCGTTCGCGCGAAGCTGCCCGCCTCGTCGTTCCAATCGAACGGCCACCCCTACGGATACTTCGACGGCCTCACCGGGACCGCCGAGATCCGCGTCCGTCGCGAGCCTCTGCTCGTGACGCTCCTCCCCGCGCTCCGGGCCGTGCTCCCTTAG
- a CDS encoding TolC family protein: MNTTRLASVALTCAFALVAHDARAEGKPWTLGEALSRAMSRAPAIMAAKAARATADEKTSLSRAAYYPTLTAQLAGNASTVRDTQAAPPPSDQVFVYQNSQLSASGGVSLRWTLWDFGRTSNAARAADEGLRAAEAHEAASMAATIADVTTTYLNYVYRRRFVDLTKATVANRERLATIAKALAKSGLQPPIEELRALQRLESSRRDAAVAEVSAADSRAELAVLLGVDASTIGEGKVPSLEVDANAARAEVDAAKGPLPSAARAVADARAAEAEATSSRYFPTIALHGDATYRFAYVDRNDAVLTARTAHGSLVISVPIFDMAIPSATGAARAEAKHADALAEKAVLDAKREASVAASAVRTVGEQLTHAKKAADLAASVYAVVQARYVQGLSTPVELYDAESADIAARTEKLRAELTETLAKARLLVATGRAKILTETDKS, translated from the coding sequence GTGAACACCACACGCCTCGCCTCGGTCGCGCTCACTTGCGCCTTCGCGCTCGTCGCCCACGACGCGCGCGCCGAGGGTAAGCCGTGGACTCTCGGAGAAGCGCTCTCGCGGGCGATGTCACGCGCGCCGGCGATCATGGCGGCGAAGGCTGCTCGCGCGACCGCCGACGAGAAGACCTCGCTCTCCCGCGCGGCCTACTACCCGACGCTCACCGCGCAGCTCGCGGGCAACGCGTCGACCGTGCGAGACACGCAGGCCGCGCCGCCTCCGAGCGACCAGGTCTTCGTGTACCAGAACAGCCAGCTCTCGGCGTCGGGCGGGGTGTCCTTGCGATGGACGCTCTGGGATTTCGGCCGTACGTCGAACGCCGCACGCGCCGCCGACGAGGGCCTTCGCGCCGCCGAGGCGCACGAGGCCGCTTCGATGGCCGCGACGATCGCCGACGTCACCACGACGTACCTCAACTACGTGTATCGGCGGCGCTTCGTCGATCTCACCAAAGCCACGGTCGCGAACCGCGAGCGCCTCGCCACGATCGCGAAGGCCCTCGCCAAATCGGGGCTTCAGCCGCCGATCGAGGAGCTCCGCGCGCTCCAGCGGCTCGAGTCGTCTCGGCGTGACGCGGCCGTCGCCGAGGTGTCCGCCGCCGACAGCCGCGCCGAGCTCGCGGTGCTGCTCGGGGTCGACGCGAGCACGATCGGAGAGGGCAAGGTCCCCTCGCTCGAGGTCGACGCGAACGCGGCGCGCGCCGAAGTCGACGCCGCAAAGGGCCCCCTCCCCTCCGCCGCGCGTGCGGTCGCAGACGCGAGGGCCGCCGAGGCCGAGGCCACGTCGTCCCGGTATTTTCCCACGATCGCCCTCCACGGCGACGCCACGTACAGGTTCGCGTACGTCGACCGGAACGACGCCGTGCTCACCGCACGCACGGCCCACGGCTCGCTCGTGATCTCGGTCCCGATCTTCGACATGGCCATCCCGAGCGCGACGGGGGCCGCGCGCGCCGAGGCCAAACACGCCGACGCCCTCGCCGAAAAGGCCGTCTTGGACGCGAAGCGCGAGGCCTCGGTGGCCGCGAGCGCGGTGCGCACGGTCGGCGAGCAGCTCACCCACGCGAAGAAGGCCGCGGACCTCGCCGCCTCGGTCTACGCCGTCGTGCAGGCACGCTACGTCCAAGGGCTGTCGACCCCCGTCGAGCTCTACGACGCGGAGAGCGCCGACATCGCCGCGCGCACCGAGAAGCTCCGCGCCGAGCTCACCGAGACCCTCGCCAAGGCGCGCCTCCTCGTCGCCACCGGCCGCGCCAAAATCCTCACGGAGACCGACAAATCATGA